One window of Saccharicrinis carchari genomic DNA carries:
- a CDS encoding AsmA family protein, translating into MKNIKFNLKTVMGILVAVFFILVCASFILSTYLERKVKQLDVPGFTLNVKTVKIKLLKQQVSLNEIELRDSLRLLNLNIKRIEIRDIHFFALLFKGNIGIDNLILQKPHIRIDTALFKSNLKGSSYTDNRTIDIASLKIRNATLLLVSSDTLMADTLYYTGFNININKLKQNGQPNTFSYQSTSFNRLQFSLQNGVFNFGKGLYAIKYNNLAYDSDKMKLNVDELNLLSLYSKYEMGRTTGFETDWFDFTFKDLELNTIRLKSLLSNTALVFSEGRIGNFQGEAFKDKRLPLPQKPDNKLPMTMLNALPIGLHCDSFFIDQAHIIYSERVDASDKAGTIYFKDLSARINHASTIDSLITKPTTMQAQARVMGEALLQADFNFPNKEYPKPYRAKGQMGSMPVRSFNPIIKQNAFVEANQGNIKNMAFDFTYNNDSSGGSLVFEYDDLKISILDKDDFSKKGVTSFIVNSFAVHNENLKNSKEFREGTIAFERNKKRSIFNYWWKSVLSGLKTIAIF; encoded by the coding sequence ATGAAAAACATAAAATTTAATTTGAAAACAGTTATGGGTATTCTCGTAGCTGTTTTTTTTATTCTTGTTTGCGCATCGTTCATTTTATCCACCTATTTAGAACGTAAGGTAAAACAATTGGATGTACCGGGTTTTACCTTAAACGTGAAAACAGTGAAGATAAAACTGCTTAAACAGCAAGTCAGCTTAAATGAAATTGAACTAAGGGATTCGTTAAGGCTGTTAAACCTTAACATTAAACGGATTGAAATAAGGGACATTCATTTTTTCGCCTTACTTTTTAAGGGAAATATTGGTATTGATAACTTAATTTTACAAAAACCACATATCCGGATTGATACGGCATTGTTTAAAAGCAATTTAAAAGGCTCATCATACACTGATAACAGAACCATAGATATTGCCTCATTAAAAATACGCAATGCCACTCTGCTTCTGGTATCGTCCGACACATTAATGGCCGATACGCTTTACTACACCGGTTTTAATATCAATATTAATAAGCTCAAACAAAACGGACAGCCCAACACGTTCAGCTACCAATCTACTTCGTTCAACCGTTTGCAGTTTTCGTTGCAGAATGGGGTTTTTAATTTTGGCAAGGGCCTGTACGCCATCAAATACAATAACCTGGCTTACGATTCGGATAAAATGAAATTGAACGTGGACGAACTGAACCTGCTATCGTTGTACTCCAAATATGAGATGGGTCGTACTACAGGTTTCGAAACCGATTGGTTTGATTTTACTTTTAAAGACCTGGAACTAAACACAATTCGTTTAAAAAGCTTACTGAGTAATACAGCACTTGTTTTTTCTGAAGGCCGAATAGGTAATTTTCAGGGAGAAGCATTTAAAGACAAGCGCCTGCCTCTTCCACAAAAACCGGACAACAAATTGCCTATGACCATGCTCAATGCCCTGCCCATAGGACTGCACTGCGATTCTTTTTTTATTGACCAAGCCCATATCATTTATTCCGAGCGTGTAGATGCGTCGGATAAGGCGGGAACCATTTATTTTAAAGATCTTAGTGCACGGATAAACCATGCCAGCACTATCGACAGCCTAATAACAAAGCCTACCACTATGCAGGCACAAGCCAGGGTAATGGGTGAAGCTTTATTGCAAGCAGACTTTAACTTCCCAAACAAAGAATACCCCAAACCATATCGTGCAAAGGGACAAATGGGTTCAATGCCCGTTAGGTCTTTTAATCCCATCATAAAACAAAATGCCTTTGTAGAGGCCAATCAAGGAAACATTAAAAATATGGCTTTCGACTTTACCTACAACAACGATAGTTCCGGAGGAAGCTTGGTGTTTGAATACGACGATTTAAAAATTTCAATACTGGATAAAGATGATTTCAGCAAAAAGGGCGTGACCTCGTTCATTGTAAATTCCTTTGCGGTACACAACGAAAATTTAAAAAACAGTAAGGAATTTCGCGAAGGCACTATTGCTTTTGAAAGGAATAAAAAAAGATCCATTTTTAATTATTGGTGGAAGTCCGTTTTATCGGGGCTTAAAACCATTGCTATTTTTTAA
- a CDS encoding CsbD family protein, with amino-acid sequence MDKLQIKGNWNEMKGKIKQKYGDLTDDDLTYVEGKEDELLGRLQKKTGKARQELVDEINKL; translated from the coding sequence ATGGACAAGTTACAGATTAAAGGAAATTGGAATGAAATGAAAGGTAAAATCAAACAGAAGTATGGAGACTTAACCGATGATGATTTAACTTATGTAGAAGGAAAAGAAGATGAACTCCTCGGCCGCTTACAGAAAAAAACCGGTAAGGCTCGTCAGGAATTAGTGGATGAAATAAATAAACTATAG
- a CDS encoding lmo0937 family membrane protein has product MRSLLYLIAVILILGWLLGFFVFSVGYLIHVLLVFAVISILISIIRGRRL; this is encoded by the coding sequence ATGAGATCCTTACTTTATTTAATCGCCGTAATTCTTATCCTAGGCTGGCTTCTTGGATTTTTTGTATTTTCCGTGGGCTATCTTATCCATGTTTTACTAGTGTTTGCAGTAATTTCAATACTGATATCCATTATACGTGGAAGAAGACTATGA